From Paracoccus aminovorans, one genomic window encodes:
- a CDS encoding ATP-dependent Clp protease proteolytic subunit, with protein MAQHFHLDDEEEDDRPQEGQKDEGLGLPEGDKIGKLYFKSRTVIVAGPINDKLAQRTVAHLLALAEDSDKPINMLISSPGGHVESGDMIHDVIKFIRPTVRTIGSGWVASAGALIFVAAKKENRFCLPNTRFLIHQPSGGIGGTSSDMMIQAEQVRLMRDRLNQIFAEATGQPIERIEKDTQRDFWLNTQEALDYGLLGKVIRSVDELE; from the coding sequence ATGGCTCAGCACTTCCATCTGGACGACGAAGAAGAAGACGACCGCCCGCAAGAAGGCCAGAAGGACGAAGGGCTGGGCCTGCCGGAAGGCGACAAGATCGGCAAGCTGTATTTCAAGTCGCGCACGGTGATCGTCGCCGGGCCGATCAACGACAAGCTGGCGCAGCGCACCGTGGCGCATCTGCTGGCCCTGGCCGAGGACAGCGACAAGCCGATCAACATGCTGATCAGTTCGCCCGGCGGCCATGTCGAATCGGGCGACATGATCCATGACGTGATCAAGTTCATCCGCCCCACCGTGCGCACCATCGGCTCGGGCTGGGTCGCCAGCGCCGGCGCGCTGATCTTTGTCGCGGCGAAGAAGGAAAACCGCTTCTGCCTGCCGAACACCCGCTTCCTGATCCACCAGCCCTCGGGCGGGATCGGCGGCACGTCCTCGGACATGATGATCCAGGCCGAGCAGGTGCGGCTGATGCGCGACCGCCTGAACCAGATCTTCGCCGAGGCGACCGGCCAGCCGATCGAGCGCATCGAGAAGGACACCCAGCGCGACTTCTGGCTGAACACGCAAGAGGCGCTGGACTATGGCCTGCTGGGCAAGGTGATCCGTTCGGTGGACGAACTGGAATGA
- a CDS encoding S-(hydroxymethyl)glutathione dehydrogenase/class III alcohol dehydrogenase, with translation MRTRAAVALEAGKPLEVMEVNLEGPKPGEVLVEIKATGICHTDEFTLSGADPEGVFPAILGHEGAGVVLEVGAGVTSVKPGDHVIPLYTPECRQCASCLSGKTNMCHAIRATQGQGLMPDGTTRFSMLDGTPIRHYMGCSTFANHTVLPEISVAKVREDAPFDKICYIGCGVTTGIGAVIYTAKVEIGAKAVVFGLGGIGLNVIQGLRLAGADMIIGVDLNDGKKEMAERFGMTHFINPKNVENVVQEIVNMTKTPFDQIGGADYSFDCTGNVNVMRQALECTHRGWGQSIIIGVAPAGAEISTRPFQLVTGRVWKGSAFGGARGRTDVPKIVDWYMDGKIEIDPMITHTLKLEDINKGFDLMHAGESIRSVVLY, from the coding sequence ATGAGAACACGCGCCGCCGTCGCCCTTGAGGCCGGGAAGCCGCTGGAAGTCATGGAGGTCAACCTCGAAGGCCCGAAGCCCGGCGAGGTCCTGGTCGAGATCAAGGCCACCGGCATCTGCCACACCGACGAATTCACCCTGTCGGGCGCCGACCCCGAGGGCGTCTTCCCCGCCATCCTGGGCCATGAAGGCGCGGGCGTGGTGCTGGAAGTCGGCGCCGGCGTGACCTCGGTCAAGCCCGGCGATCACGTCATCCCGCTCTATACGCCCGAGTGCCGGCAATGCGCGTCCTGCCTGTCGGGCAAGACCAACATGTGCCACGCCATCCGCGCCACCCAGGGCCAGGGGCTGATGCCCGACGGCACCACCCGCTTCTCGATGCTGGACGGCACCCCGATCCGGCACTACATGGGCTGCTCGACCTTCGCCAACCATACCGTGCTGCCGGAAATCTCGGTCGCCAAGGTGCGCGAGGACGCGCCCTTCGACAAGATCTGCTACATCGGCTGCGGCGTCACCACCGGCATCGGCGCGGTGATCTATACCGCCAAGGTGGAAATCGGTGCCAAGGCGGTGGTCTTTGGCCTGGGCGGCATCGGGTTGAACGTGATCCAGGGCCTGCGCCTGGCCGGCGCCGACATGATCATCGGCGTCGACCTGAACGACGGCAAGAAGGAAATGGCCGAGCGCTTCGGCATGACCCATTTCATCAACCCCAAGAACGTCGAGAACGTGGTCCAGGAAATCGTCAACATGACGAAGACGCCCTTCGACCAGATCGGCGGCGCCGACTACAGCTTCGACTGCACCGGCAACGTGAACGTCATGCGCCAGGCGCTGGAATGCACCCATCGCGGCTGGGGCCAGTCGATCATCATCGGCGTGGCGCCGGCGGGCGCGGAAATCAGCACCCGCCCGTTCCAGCTGGTCACCGGGCGGGTCTGGAAGGGCTCGGCCTTCGGCGGCGCCCGCGGCCGGACCGACGTGCCGAAGATCGTGGACTGGTACATGGACGGCAAGATCGAGATCGACCCGATGATCACCCACACGCTGAAGCTCGAGGACATCAACAAGGGCTTCGACCTGATGCATGCCGGAGAATCCATCCGCTCGGTCGTCCTTTACTGA